In Juglans microcarpa x Juglans regia isolate MS1-56 chromosome 4S, Jm3101_v1.0, whole genome shotgun sequence, a single window of DNA contains:
- the LOC121262985 gene encoding alcohol dehydrogenase-like 1 isoform X2, whose product MESHCTPETAGKVIRCKAAVCRKPGEPLMIEEIEVDPPKAWEVRIKIICTSLCHRDLTFWKMKAPIGVFPRIFGHEAVGVVESVGEHVEELIKGDIVLPVFQPNCRKCRDCMSEKSNACSVFGKNISTDMPRDRTSRFKDLKGEVLHHFVGVSSFSEYTVVDETHAVKITPDIPVDKACLLSCGVSTGVGSAWKVAAVEEGSTVAIFGLGAVGLAVAVGARLRGASKIIGKKFGVTDFVNPATCTAEKPVSEVIKEMTDGGADYCFECIGLASIMQDAFKSSREGWGKTVIIGVEMHGSPLTISPYELLRGKSVIGSFFGGLKPKSDIPLLIKKYLDKELSLDEFITHELSFQEINKAFELLQAGKSLRCMIWMNR is encoded by the exons ATGGAAAGCCACTGCACCCCAGAAACGGCAGGAAAAGTAATCAGATGCAAAG CTGCAGTTTGTAGAAAGCCGGGGGAGCCACTCATGATCGAGGAAATTGAAGTTGACCCACCAAAAGCTTGGGAGGTTCGGATCAAAATTATCTGCACATCTCTCTGTCACCGTGATCTTACCTTTTGGAAAATGAAG GCACCCATTGGAGTTTTTCCAAGAATTTTTGGGCACGAAGCTGTCGG TGTCGTTGAAAGCGTGGGAGAGCATGTAGAAGAGCTGATAAAGGGGGATATAGTGTTGCCCGTGTTCCAACCAAACTGCAGGAAATGCAGGGATTGCATGTCGGAGAAGAGCAACGCCTGCTCGGTCTTTGGGAAAAACATCTCCACCGACATGCCCAGGGACAGAACTAGCAGATTTAAGGATCTCAAGGGAGAAGTGTTGCACCATTTCGTTGGGGTTTCCAGCTTCTCCGAGTATACCGTGGTTGATGAAACCCATGCCGTGAAAATTACGCCCGACATTCCTGTTGATAAAGCCTGCTTGCTTAGCTGCGGCGTCTCAACCG GGGTGGGATCAGCGTGGAAAGTGGCAGCGGTTGAAGAAGGATCCACAGTGGCTATCTTTGGGCTCGGTGCTGTTGGACTTGCG GTTGCGGTGGGAGCAAGACTTCGTGGAGCTTCGAAGATTATAG GAAAGAAATTTGGAGTCACTGATTTTGTCAACCCTGCAACCTGTACTGCAGAAAAGCCAGTCAGCGAG GTAATCAAGGAGATGACTGATGGGGGTGCTGACTATTGCTTTGAGTGTATCGGGTTGGCATCAATAATGCAAGACGCTTTTAAAAGCAGCCGAGAG GGTTGGGGAAAGACGGTGATAATTGGTGTGGAGATGCATGGCTCGCCGTTGACTATCAGTCCCTACGAGCTTCTGAGAGGCAAAAGTGTCATCGGCTCATTCTTTGGAGGTCTCAAACCCAAATCCGACATTCCTCTCCTAATCAAGAAATACCTTGATAAG GAGCTTAGTTTGGACGAGTTCATAACACATGAGTTGAGCTTCCAAGAAATTAACAAAGCCTTCGAATTGCTCCAAGCAGGGAAGAGCCTCCGTTGCATGATATGGATGAATCGCTAG
- the LOC121262985 gene encoding alcohol dehydrogenase-like 2 isoform X1 produces MESHCTPETAGKVIRCKAAVCRKPGEPLMIEEIEVDPPKAWEVRIKIICTSLCHRDLTFWKMKAPIGVFPRIFGHEAVGVVESVGEHVEELIKGDIVLPVFQPNCRKCRDCMSEKSNACSVFGKNISTDMPRDRTSRFKDLKGEVLHHFVGVSSFSEYTVVDETHAVKITPDIPVDKACLLSCGVSTGVGSAWKVAAVEEGSTVAIFGLGAVGLAVAVGARLRGASKIIGVDLNPEKFEIGKKFGVTDFVNPATCTAEKPVSEVIKEMTDGGADYCFECIGLASIMQDAFKSSREGWGKTVIIGVEMHGSPLTISPYELLRGKSVIGSFFGGLKPKSDIPLLIKKYLDKELSLDEFITHELSFQEINKAFELLQAGKSLRCMIWMNR; encoded by the exons ATGGAAAGCCACTGCACCCCAGAAACGGCAGGAAAAGTAATCAGATGCAAAG CTGCAGTTTGTAGAAAGCCGGGGGAGCCACTCATGATCGAGGAAATTGAAGTTGACCCACCAAAAGCTTGGGAGGTTCGGATCAAAATTATCTGCACATCTCTCTGTCACCGTGATCTTACCTTTTGGAAAATGAAG GCACCCATTGGAGTTTTTCCAAGAATTTTTGGGCACGAAGCTGTCGG TGTCGTTGAAAGCGTGGGAGAGCATGTAGAAGAGCTGATAAAGGGGGATATAGTGTTGCCCGTGTTCCAACCAAACTGCAGGAAATGCAGGGATTGCATGTCGGAGAAGAGCAACGCCTGCTCGGTCTTTGGGAAAAACATCTCCACCGACATGCCCAGGGACAGAACTAGCAGATTTAAGGATCTCAAGGGAGAAGTGTTGCACCATTTCGTTGGGGTTTCCAGCTTCTCCGAGTATACCGTGGTTGATGAAACCCATGCCGTGAAAATTACGCCCGACATTCCTGTTGATAAAGCCTGCTTGCTTAGCTGCGGCGTCTCAACCG GGGTGGGATCAGCGTGGAAAGTGGCAGCGGTTGAAGAAGGATCCACAGTGGCTATCTTTGGGCTCGGTGCTGTTGGACTTGCG GTTGCGGTGGGAGCAAGACTTCGTGGAGCTTCGAAGATTATAGGTGTGGACTTGAATCCTGAAAAATTCGAGATAG GAAAGAAATTTGGAGTCACTGATTTTGTCAACCCTGCAACCTGTACTGCAGAAAAGCCAGTCAGCGAG GTAATCAAGGAGATGACTGATGGGGGTGCTGACTATTGCTTTGAGTGTATCGGGTTGGCATCAATAATGCAAGACGCTTTTAAAAGCAGCCGAGAG GGTTGGGGAAAGACGGTGATAATTGGTGTGGAGATGCATGGCTCGCCGTTGACTATCAGTCCCTACGAGCTTCTGAGAGGCAAAAGTGTCATCGGCTCATTCTTTGGAGGTCTCAAACCCAAATCCGACATTCCTCTCCTAATCAAGAAATACCTTGATAAG GAGCTTAGTTTGGACGAGTTCATAACACATGAGTTGAGCTTCCAAGAAATTAACAAAGCCTTCGAATTGCTCCAAGCAGGGAAGAGCCTCCGTTGCATGATATGGATGAATCGCTAG